The nucleotide window TAACTCCTGCTATCAAGGTGATCAGTCCTAGCGCAAAGGTCGCAGCAGAGACACTGATCTTAATGATCTGAATGGAGGTCAAACCAGCTTCTGTATGAATAAGAAATAAAGGATCAGACTGTCATGTGCAGCAAAACAAAACTCATTATTCATCAAAAGGACAGTAGTAAAGTGAAATATACACATGTAGCCGGTTGgattaaaaaatatgtaattggGGCTGAAAAATGATATTTTCTTttgggggtatgttcacatagtaTTTCGGTGAGGATGAATTTGCCTCCACAATCATTCTAGCTTAAGATTAATTTTGGAAGCAGATTTAAAAATGCAAGCTGTTTTGGAAGCAGTTTTTTTGCTTTCCTGCGCAAAAATCTGTGCCCAAGGCATTCAGCGCTGTTTCTTCTGCTTTCCAATGGAAATTTGTGGCACAGATTTGTGGCTCAGACTCCTCAGATAGGTCagccggctttttttttttcatttcagcaaGCCAATTGATCAGTGCTGGTGGATGAACAGTACTAATTCCCACTGAAAGCAATGGGAGCCAAAAGAGAGGCATTACCCACGCTGATTCAGACGCTGAGAAAATGTCGGAATCGGCATGCAactaaactctgtgtgaaccaggCTTAATAAGGTAAAATCAAACCTATTATTACTATAAAATAAATTCATGTAAAATAGAGAAAAACGAAAGAGaaatagtaaaagtaaaaaaagaatgtGCTAGCTGGGGCCCAAGGCGcctaacaaaataaaaatcacatggTAACAAATAGGGGTCCCCATGCTTATCTAactgtaaacataaaaaaaatatataaaactttatATTACTAAAATAAAAAGAACTTAGGAGCCCAAAAACGAAACGTACAGACAGGCGACTTGGCGCACTTTCAGTTTTTGGCCTCCTGaatgtttacatttttcaatAGGTTATTTGTTTAATGTATTCAATTTGCCTACTGAATTAAATTTATTGCTAACACATACTGTTTcatcttaaagggatcctgtcaccagcattttagctataaagccagcaatacctggtgaaagtgggtgaaaaatcattgtcatctaagctataaatatgttctaagtaagctctgtagctttagtattccgtttttcagtggtcccacgccatatgcaaatgaccagaaaagagtcaaatcttcatctgaaaagagtcagattttcattcctccagcatctcagagtggactccacctccttctttttgattgatagctccttagccagtcaaggccggacaggtggtggcagtaggcgtggttaagaagctgcatcccagagggaaaaataattaccataaaaggcgggaaaagtttaaacgactatatttactgacataggaggacttcaggaaagaagagaacaggaatgaactctggacagctgcggccattgaggggtcaggtgagtttaacaggtaagatgttgatgacaggatccctttaaggttcTTTTACTGAGCCCGATATAAACCGTTAAAACGAGCACAGATCActgaggcagctcgttgatcggcgctcgtttgctcctttcaccagGAGCAATAATCGGTTATGTATGGCGACGAGCGTCGTtactatgaacgctcgttcccatacatttccatcatgtcggcggcacatctccatgtttacacagggaaatgtgctgccgactagcgatcaTTTAATTGGCAGCCTgaacgagcagatcagccgatgaacgagcgtttgctcattcatcggctgatcgctgtcctgtttacatcgcgcaatgatcgggaacgaccgTTTATACGTAGgcttgtttgcccaatcattggaccATGTTGAAGAGCCTTTAAACCCTCTTCCAAAACAGAGATATAGAGCTTAGACCACTATTTTTTACGACATCAACTGTTTTAAGTGGAATACTAAATATAAGGTGTTGAAGCAGAAAAAACTAATTCTACAACCTGCATGTTTCCATGAGAAGGAAGACAAGAGCATATTAAAATATACGAAGAGAAGGTAAGGCAGTGAGCTCCGTATTGTGCGGAGAAGCCTGTCTTATACTTACTCCAAGTTTTTATCATGGGGCCATCTAGGCTTTGATGTTGTACTATGCAAGTATAGTTGTCTTCAGGAAGAGAGTCCCTTAAATCTAGTTTTGCAACGACCTGGTAGGTCCAGTCCCCGGCTCGTACAGCCTGAGTTATATTCTCAATCACAGtcatttcatttttaatccaAGCTACAACAATGTTTTGAGGATAAAAGCCCCACACGTGGCAGATTAATACTGgaaggttttccccattaaactgATCAGGAAAAAATACTTCCATAGATGGTTTCACTACAGAGAAAAAAAGTCATATATATTAGATACACGCAAAAGAAAGGACAGTCAGATATAAAAATTCTCCTATTTTTTCATAGaaagcagtattagggtatgttcaaaaggcttattttcagccgtttttcgggcgataTATACGGCCtccaaacggctgaaaaattggaagcagaatgccccgaaacatctgcccattgatttcaatgggaaaaacagcattccgacgggccattttgaaAAAAGGGCCACGTTAAAAAGCacacgcgaaaaagaagtgcatgtcacctcttgagccgtttttcattgactctatagaaaaacagttccaaaaacggccgtaaaaaacgcagcgaaaaacgcgagtttgattaaaaaactgctaaaaattcaggagctgttttcctttgaaaacaactctgtattttcagatgtttttttattaagcgtgtgaacataccctagtagtagttatattcttgtatataggagcagtattatagtagttatattcttgtatataggagcagtattatagtagttatattcttgtatataggagcagtattatagtagttatattcttgtatataggagcagtattatagtagttatattcttgtatataggggcagtattatagtagttatattcttgtatataggagcagtattatagtagttatattcttgtatataggagcagtattatagtagttatattcttgtatataggggacagtattatagtagttatattcttgtatatagggggcagtattatagtagttatattcttgtatataggagcagtattatagtaggtatattcttgtatataggagcagtattatagtagttatattcttgtatataggagcagtattatagtagttatattcttgtatataggagcagtattatagtagttatattcttgtatataggggacagtattatagtagttatattcttgtatataggagcagtattatagtaggtatattcttgtatataggagcagtattatagtagttatattcttgtatataggagcagtattatagtagttatattcttgtatataggggcagtattatagtagttatattcttgtatataggagtagtattatagtagttatattcttgtatataggagcagtattatagtagttatattcttgtatataggggacagtattatagtagttatattcttgtatataggagcagtattatagtaggtatattcttgtatataggagcagtattatattagttatattcttgtatataggagcagtattatagtagttatattcttgtatataggggcagtattatagtagttatattcttgtatataggagcagtattatagtagttatattcttgtatataggagcagtattatagtagttatattcttgtatataggagcagtattatagtagttatattcttgtatataggggacagtattatagtagttatattcttgtatataggagcagtattatagtaggtatattcttgtatataggagcagtattatagtagttatattcttgtatataggagcagtattatagtagttatattcttgtatatagggggcaatattatagtagttatattcttgtatatagggtgcagtattatagtagttatattcttgtatatagggggcagtattatagtagttatattcttgtatatagggggcagtattatagtagttatattcttgtatataggagcagtattatagtagttatattcttgtatatagggggcaatattatagtagttatattcttgtatatagggtgcagtattatagtagttatattcttgtatattggggcagtattatagtagttatattcttgtatataggggcagtattatagtatattcttgtatatagaagcagtattatagtggttatatttttgtatataggagcagtattatagtggttatattcttgtatataggagcagtattatagtggttatatttttgtatataggagcagtattatagtagttatattcttgtatataggggacagtattatagtagttatattcttgtatataggagacagtattatagtagttatattcttgtatataggggcagtattatagtagatatatttttgtatataggagcagtattatagtggttatatttttgtatataggagcagtattatagtatttatattcttgtatataggggacagtattatagtagttatattcttgtatatagggggcagtattatagtagttatattcttatacataggggcagtattatagtagttatattcttgtatatagggagcagtattatagtagttatactcttgtatataggagcagtattatagtaattatagtcttctatataggagcagtattatagtagttatattcttgtacataggggcagtattatagtagttatattcttgtacataggggcagtattatagtagttatattcttgtatataggggacagtattatagtagttatattcttgtatataggagcagtattatagtagttatattcttgtatataggaggcagtattatagtagttatattcttgtatataggaggcagtattatagtagttatattcttgtatataggagcagtattatagtagttatattcttgtatattggggcagtattatagtagttatattcttgtacataggggcagtattatagtagttatattcttgtacatagggccagtattacagcagttatatttttttaacccaCTGGTACAGCTCATTAGTAAAGCCACTCATTTACTATATTTCTATCATCAATTTGGGCTAAGTGCAGCTAATTTCATTACATGCAATGTCCATGTCTGTGGAAAGCTTTAGAATTGAAAATATTCAGCGTTTGCATTCCTAAACATCAGTGTTTACCTTTACTACAATATGGGAGAACTCATTAACGGCTTTACGCTACTTTTGTGGCATTAAAGAGTTGCAAATCAAGGTGTACAACATACTTGTGCAATAATTTGGAACTTTTTGCTGTTTTACGCGTCTCTCACCACTTTCAAAAGTTACGTGAACAGTGGGCTGGTCTGGTGTGGGTGACTTAGCTTCCCGCTGACCAACAGTTTTACTATAATTGACGCCAGAAATGCTCATTGTATTTCTGACACATGGACAGGCAAAgatgcaccaaatatattaaaaGGCGTGCACATCTTAAATAAGTTTGGCGCAGCTTACTACGACCTATTTTGGtttagactggcatatgaaacgcccaTCTAAGTAAACAAACgtttatatatactagtatactaCTTGACATTTGCATGAGTATAGAGGTATCAGCCAAACCCGGGCCCTGCTGGCTTTGGGGGTCCAAAGGCCTCTCTATCATATATGGAGAGACCAGAATTATAAATGGCActtggtaggtggggggccctgtCACAGATTTTTGCATTGGGGCATCAGAGCCTCTAATTACATTTCTGGACCTGGAGTGTGAATTAACAAGTTTGTATATATGAATATAAAAAGCCCACATGTACGGAGAATATGCAGCAAAGCCGCAAGAAATTCACAGGAAAAAAACGCACCTGAAAGtgctttttttatgcgtttttcagtgcggtttgtgcattttcatgctgcgggtcttGCTGCATATTTCTTCAAAACTAGAGATAGCGAATACAAGTGATTATAGcgcccactccactccactacaaTAGTTTTTTACTATGTTTTAAATGTTAACACTCACCGCTTCTTTCCACGGTACCGTTCCAGAATGTCTTTATTTCGTCTTTGCATCGTTTCTCCTCAGATTTCACATAATTTAACATGTCTGGTTTAGTGTTGAATTCTATACAATATTTTTCCACTACCGCCCTCATTTCGGGGACGGATGGACAAGGAAAAAACATATTGTCATATGTATCATACATCAGTGCAGGCATATGATTAAATGTCATAAAATACTTAAATGTAACATTTCCTTGCTCGTCATCTCCATAACCGCAGTATGAAATCTCCTGCATAACGTAGCCTGCAAACAATAGAcggcaatgtaaaaatacaagcTTTACACAATTACCTCACACACAATCATGGTCCACTATAAAGCAAATTCGCTATTCCTAAATACTAGAAATAGTAATATTGTCTTCATTTTCATGATATTGCGTCCTTTAGGTGGCACTGGTGTGCAGAAGAAGGCACAGAAAATATAGTTAATTCTCAGTCAAATGTTATGCTACTAATAAAGTAGATAAAATACCTCCCTATTAAGTGACGCGTTTCGCTTTATGTTCAGAAATGACAAATATTAATTGgtgaatagatagatatagaacAAAGTCAGTTATCTGTAAAGCATGCAGCGTACCTGTTGCAGGGAGAGATATAGCATTATATACCAGCAGCAGCCCAGCTAATgaacctctcatctctgcagtCTTGTTTGATATCCCGGTGTTAGCTAAAATCCACAAAACAGAAAGCGTGTCCTATCGTTAGCGGCCAATAAGAAATCAGAAGTAAGATGACATCATTTGTTGCTGGGTAGAACCTCCTTCATAGCTGCAAGGTACtttttgattttaaaaaaattgcttgtgTTTCAACTGCAAGAAATAAGGAAGGTCCCATTTATCAGTCCCAAATTTTTTAATTGTGAAACACAAACAAGGACAAAAGAAAACAAGAGTAAAGAAAGACAATAAAGCTATCAGTTTGTTTCCAGGTGACTTGGAAAAGTTTTTTTACTGTTTGTTTTTGTTCGGGCCATTTATTTATAATTTACAAATTTATCATTTTTCCCTTTTAtatttctgttttctttgctaAAAATCTCCAGGCTCCTTAAGGCTCAAAGGTTATTGTGTGCGGTTTTTCCGTGCGGATTTgcgtgcagcaaatctgcagcgtaatacagtactagcaaagtaaatgagatttcaagaaatctcatctacacggtgcagatttttttctgagtgtaaattgacctgcggtgcgtattttaaaatccgcagcatgttaattcatCCTGCTTTTCCGCTtccgaattgtatctgactagttttaaagaaaaacgcaccaaaatacgcagcataaaaccgcatctatttccgcatcaaaatgtaagtaccgcacctaaaaacgcatcaaaaaactta belongs to Rhinoderma darwinii isolate aRhiDar2 chromosome 8, aRhiDar2.hap1, whole genome shotgun sequence and includes:
- the LOC142658886 gene encoding class II histocompatibility antigen, M beta 1 chain isoform X2 translates to MRGSLAGLLLVYNAISLPATGYVMQEISYCGYGDDEQGNVTFKYFMTFNHMPALMYDTYDNMFFPCPSVPEMRAVVEKYCIEFNTKPDMLNYVKSEEKRCKDEIKTFWNGTVERSVKPSMEVFFPDQFNGENLPVLICHVWGFYPQNIVVAWIKNEMTVIENITQAVRAGDWTYQVVAKLDLRDSLPEDNYTCIVQHQSLDGPMIKTWKAGLTSIQIIKISVSAATFALGLITLIAGVICWKNAKKSGYTPITGYDDIN
- the LOC142658886 gene encoding uncharacterized protein LOC142658886 isoform X1, which translates into the protein MRGSLAGLLLVYNAISLPATGYVMQEISYCGYGDDEQGNVTFKYFMTFNHMPALMYDTYDNMFFPCPSVPEMRAVVEKYCIEFNTKPDMLNYVKSEEKRCKDEIKTFWNGTVERSEAGLTSIQIIKISVSAATFALGLITLIAGVICWKNAKKSGYTPITGYDDIN